A window from Falco naumanni isolate bFalNau1 chromosome 3, bFalNau1.pat, whole genome shotgun sequence encodes these proteins:
- the MUL1 gene encoding mitochondrial ubiquitin ligase activator of NFKB 1, whose protein sequence is MEGGGRPSAAQAVLLAASTALTALLYSVYRQKARVARGLEGARRVRLDADLRAVLLEAPGRCVPYAVIEGVVRSVKETLSSQFVENCKGVIQRLTLQEHKMVWNRTTHLWNDYEKIIHQRTNTAPFDLVPQEEGASVTVRVMKPLDAAELSLETVYEKFHPSVQSFTDVIGHYISGERPKGIQETEQMLKVGTALTGVGELVLDNATIKLQPPKQGMPYYLSAMDFDSLLQKQESNVRFWKILTVVFGFATCAVLFFILRKQYQHHRERQHLKQMQDEFRQAQERLMREMNAEGGETLKNACIICLSNTKACVFLECGHVCSCNECYWALPEPKKCPICRQAITRVVPLYNS, encoded by the exons atggagggcggcgggcggccctCGGCCGCGCAGGCCGTGCTGCTGGCCGCCAGCACCGCCCTCACCGCGCTGCTCTACTCCGTGTACCGGCAGAAGGCCCGCGTCGCCCGCGGCCTCGAG GGCGCCAGGAGGGTCCGGCTGGACGCGGATCTGCGGGCGGTGCTGCTGGAGGCGCCGGGGCGCTGCGTCCCCTACGCGGTCATCGAAG GTGTGGTGCGGTCCGTTAAGGAGaccctgagcagccagtttgTGGAGAACTGCAAGGGCGTCATTCAGAGGCTGACGCTGCAGGAGCACAAGATGGTGTGGAACCGAACAACCCACCTCTG gaaTGACTATGAGAAGATCATCCACCAGAGAACCAACACGGCCCCCTTCGACCTGGTCCCTCAGGAGGAAGGCGCCAGTGTCACAGTCAGGGTGATGAAGCCACTGGACGCTGCTGAGCTCAGCCTGGAGACCGTGTATGAGAAATTTCATCCCTCTGTCCAGTCCTTCACTGATGTCATCGGCCACTACATCAGCGGAGAGCGCCCCAAGGGCATTCAGGAGACGGAGCAGATGCTGAAGGTGGGCACGGCACTGACTGGGGTGGGAGAGCTGGTTCTGGATAACGCCACGATCAAGCTGCAGCCCCCAAAGCAGGGCATGCCCTACTACCTGAGCGCCATGGATTTTGACTCCTTGCTGCAGAAACAAGAATCAAACGTGCGGTTTTGGAAAATCCTGACCGTTGTTTTTGGCTTCGCCACCTGTGCTGTCCTCTTTTTCATCCTACGGAAGCAATACCAGCATCACCGAGAGAGGCAGCACCTCAAGCAAATGCAGGATGAATTCCGGCAGGCCCAGGAGCGCCTGATGCGTGAAATGAATGCGGAGGGTGGAGAGACGCTCAAAAACGCCTGCATCATCTGCCTGAGCAACACCAAAGCCTGCGTCTTCCTGGAGTGTGGGCATGTTTGCTCATGCAACGAGTGCTACTGGGCTCTCCCTGAGCCCAAAAAGTGCCCGATCTGCAGGCAGGCCATCACCAGGGTGGTTCCCTTATACAACAGTTAA
- the FAM43B gene encoding protein FAM43B, with translation MLPWRRSKFVLVENERKCKGKSLGPGLSYAALLAGFLRSCPDLLPDCPLERLGSVFRGKRQKVELNKEDPTYTVRYLGNAVTLHAKGEGCTEEAVGKIWAKSDAGAGGAKMKLTLGPQGIRMTPCEKGARRPGHAYLLHRITYCAADRRHPKVFAWVYRHQVKNKAVVLRCHAVLVSKADKARAMALLLYQTSASAFNEFKRLKRQNDFRHVQQQLLGDAIVPLVPLRRLLNAKCPYRPPAERARCAPRLSSILEEEEEEAFSTGAPRGDGGPGERAAVLRLAREMRGCSLRGPRPLAC, from the coding sequence ATGCTGCCCTGGCGCCGGAGCAAGTTCGTGCTGGTGGAAAATGAACGTAAGTGCAAAGGCAAGAGCCTGGGGCCGGGGCTGAGCTACGCCGCGCTGCTGGCCGGCTTCCTGCGCTCCTGCCCGGACCTGCTGCCCGACTGCCCGCTCGAGCGCCTGGGCAGCGTCTTCCGCGGCAAACGCCAGAAAGTGGAGCTGAACAAGGAGGACCCGACGTACACGGTGCGGTACCTGGGCAACGCCGTCACCCTGCACGCCAAGGGCGAGGGCTGCACGGAGGAGGCGGTGGGCAAGATCTGGGCAAAGAGCGACGCGGGAGCCGGAGGGGCCAAGATGAAGCTGACGTTGGGACCCCAAGGCATCCGGATGACCCCATGCGAGAAGGGAGCCCGCCGGCCCGGCCACGCGTACCTCCTGCACCGCATCACCTACTGTGCCGCCGACCGCCGGCACCCCAAGGTCTTCGCCTGGGTTTACCGGCACCAGGTGAAGAACAAGGCGGTGGTGCTGCGCTGCCACGCTGTCTTGGTCTCCAAAGCCGACAAGGCGCGCGCCATGGCCCTGCTCCTCTACCAGACCTCCGCCTCCGCCTTCAACGAGTTCAAGCGGCTCAAGAGGCAGAACGATTTCCGCCatgtccagcagcagctcctgggcgACGCCATTGTCCCCTTGGTGCCCCTCCGCAGGCTGCTCAACGCCAAATGTCCCTACCGCCCGCCTGCCGAGAGGGCCCGCTGCGCCCCTCGCCTCAGCTCCatcctggaggaggaggaggaggaggcctTCAGCACTGGGGCACCCCGAGGGGACGGTGGTCCTGGCGAGCGTGCCGCCGTGCTGCGGCTGGCCAGGGAGATGCGAGGGTGCAGCCtgcgcggcccccggcccctgGCGTGCTGA
- the CAMK2N1 gene encoding calcium/calmodulin-dependent protein kinase II inhibitor 1, whose translation MSEGPPYGEGQLAGDAAVGQLPFPVRLRGPDGLLAGGQGKRPPKLGQIGRSKRVVIEDDRIDDVLQNLSEKAPPGV comes from the exons atGTCGGAGGGGCCGCCCTACGGCGAGGGGCAGCTGGCGGGGGACGCGGCCGTGGGGCAGCTGCCCTTCCCCGTCCGCCTGCGCGGCCCCGACGGGCTCCTGGCCGGCGGGCAGGGGAAGCGGCCGCCCAAGCTGGGGCAGATCGGCCGCAGCAAGAGAG tgGTTATTGAAGATGATAGAATTGATGATGTGCTGCAAAATCTCTCAGAAAAGGCCCCTCCCGGTGTTTAA
- the CDA gene encoding LOW QUALITY PROTEIN: cytidine deaminase (The sequence of the model RefSeq protein was modified relative to this genomic sequence to represent the inferred CDS: inserted 1 base in 1 codon) yields MLGRSGLPPGMLAGVRHAGALSQQGWPAYFPFPGEEIFNCGVSGQGRQXAGMEGSGQRLAPAAPPGERLQLLLRRSQEAKNCAYCPYSRFPVGAALLTAGGEIFSGCNVENACYSLGVCAERTAIQKAISEGHTSFKAMAITSDMGDHFIVPCGACRQVMREFGTDWDVYLTKADGTYIVKRLEELLPLSFGPEDLKKV; encoded by the exons ATGCTTGGGAGGTCAGGGCTGCCCCCAGGGATGCTCGCCGGGGTTCGGCACGCTGGGGCGTTatcccagcagggctggccagcCTATTTCCCATTCCCAGGCGAGGAAATATTTAACTGCGGCGTcagcgggcagggcaggc gcgcAGGCATGGAGGGCAGTGGGCAGCGGCtggcccccgctgcccccccgggcGAGCGCTTGCAGCTCTTGCTGCGCCGCAGCCAGGAGGCCAAAAACTGCGCCTATTGCCCCTACAGCCGCTTCCCGGTGGGTGCCGCGCTGCTCACCGCCGGTGGCGAGATCTTCTCCG GGTGCAACGTGGAGAACGCCTGCTACAGCCTGGGGGTGTGTGCCGAGCGCACTGCCATCCAGAAAGCCATCTCCGAGGGGCACACCAGCTTCAAGGCCATGGCCATCACCAG TGACATGGGGGACCACTTCATCGTGCCCTGTGGCGCCTGCAGACAAGTCATGAGAGAG TTTGGCACAGACTGGGACGTCTATCTGACCAAAGCGGATGGCACCTATATCGTCAAGCggctggaagagctgctgccGCTCTCCTTCGGCCCCGAGGACCTGAAGAAGGTGTGA
- the PINK1 gene encoding LOW QUALITY PROTEIN: serine/threonine-protein kinase PINK1, mitochondrial (The sequence of the model RefSeq protein was modified relative to this genomic sequence to represent the inferred CDS: inserted 2 bases in 1 codon): protein MAVRLLLARALRLLPRCRPPRGPRPEPPPQPPPQLRPRLAPSWRPWLAWLPAARRLLRGPCGGLAAXVARRGRGGACLALAVALGLAEPRLEEQRRAEAACRHIQTVFVGKNKPQKNPLSSFRWQGFKLEEYLIGQPIGKGCSAAVYEAAIPFSCDRQGHAESSRLAGPGPAVQCDHGSPSQAAGEEPVEKCQPKGAFPLAIKMMWNISAGSSSEAILDAMGRELVPATGVALAGEYGAVPGRRKPIPGRKKLQPHPNIIQVIRAFTSSVPLLPGAFADYPDVLPLSLNPRGIGHSRTLFLVMKNYPCTLRQYLKESSPDVCLSTMMILQLLEGVDHLVRHGIAHRDLKSDNILVEFDSAGCPWLVITDFGCCLADETIGLRLPFTSSYVDRGGNGCLMAPEVITASPGPGTVINYSKADAWAVGAIAYEIFGLANPFYGHGESALESRSYREDQLPSLPNHVPLEVKQVIKMLLRRDPNKRLSARVAANVLHLSLWGGSVLASTTLKADQMIAWLLCQSAAALLTEGLVDNRRVETKMKMCFLANLEYEDLWAAIFLLLAWRSRSG from the exons ATGGCGGTGCGGCTGTTGCTGGCCCGGGCCCTGCGCCTGCTgccgcgctgccgcccgccccgcgggcCCCGGCCCGagcccccgccccagcccccgccccagCTCCGGCCCCGGCTCGCCCCGTCGTGGCGGCCCTGGCTGGCCTGGCtgccggccgcccgccgcctcctgcGCGGCCCGTGCGGCGGGCTGGCGGC GgtggcgcggcggggccgcggagGGGCCTGCCTGGCGCTGGCCGTGGCGCTGGGGCTGGCGGAGCCGCGCCTGGAGGAGCAGCGACGGGCCGAGGCGGCGTGCCGCCACATCCAG ACCGTGTTTGTTGGAAAGAACAAGCCGCAGAAAAATCCCCTGAGCTCCTTCCGCTGGCAGGGCTTCAAGCTGGAAGAATATCTCATCGGCCAACCCATCGGGAAGGGCTGCAGCGCTGCGGTGTACGAAGCAGCTATCCCTTTCTCGTGTGATCGTCAGGGCCATGCGGAGAGCAGCCGTCttgccgggccggggccggctgTGCAGTGCGATCATGGCTCACCTTCGCAGGCGGCTGGAGAGGAGCCTGTAGAGAAATGCCAGCCAAAAGGGGCTTTTCCATTAGCTATCAAAATGATGTGGAATATTTCG GCTGGTTCATCAAGTGAAGCCATCCTCGATGCGATGGGCCGAGAGCTTGTTCCAGCCACGGGGGTTGCCTTAGCTGGGGAATATGGAGCTGTCCCTGGCCGCAG AAAACCCATCCCTGGGAGGAAGAAGTTGCAACCTCATCCGAATATAATCCAGGTGATCCGAGCGTTCACATCCTCTGTCCCTTTGCTGCCCGGAGCCTTCGCAGACTATCCTGATGTTCTTCCATTAAGCCTGAATCCCAGAGGGATCGGTCATAGCCGCACGCTTTTCTTGGTGATGAAGAA TTACCCATGCACGCTGCGCCAGTACCTGAAGGAGAGCAGTCCAGATGTTTGTCTCTCCACGATGATGATTTTACAGCTCTTGGAAGGCGTGGACCATCTTGTGCGACACGGAATAGCACACCGAGACCTGAAGTCTGACAACATCCTGGTTGAATTTGATTCCG CTGGCTGCCCCTGGCTGGTGATCACGGACTTCGGTTGCTGTTTGGCAGATGAAACCATCGGCTTGAGACTGCCTTTCACCAGCTCTTATGTGGATCGGGGTGGCAACGGCTGTCTTATGGCACCTGAG GTGATCACAGCGTCACCGGGTCCAGGCACGGTCATCAACTACAGTAAAGCTGATGCTTGGGCTGTTGGAGCAATTGCCTATGAAATCTTTGGCTTGGCCAATCCTTTCTACGGCCACGGGGAATCGGCTCTGGAGAGCAGAAGTTACCGTGAAGACCAGCTGCCAAGCCTGCCCAATCATGTGCCCCTTGAAGTGAAGCAAGTGATAAAGATGTTACTTCGGAGGGATCCCAACAAG AGATTGTCTGCTCGAGTTGCTGCTAATGTGCTTCACCTGAGCCTCTGGGGTGGCAGCGTCCTAGCGTCCACGACCCTGAAGGCCGACCAGATGATCGCCTGGCTTCTCTGCCAGTCTGCGGCCGCTCTGCTCACAGAAGGACTGGTGGACAATAGGCGGGTAGAAACCAAAATGAAGATGTGCTTTTTGGCAAACCTTGAGTATGAAGACCTCTGGGCAGCGATATTCCTGTTGCTGGCCTGGAGAAGCCGCTCTGGGTGA